Proteins encoded in a region of the Streptococcus sanguinis genome:
- a CDS encoding DNA polymerase III subunit alpha, producing the protein MVIQLDTKTVYSFMDSLIPIKKYVQKAKELGYSHLGMMDVDNLYGAYHFLEEAESAGLQPLLGLELSLIKAEQELHLRLLALDSQGYRNLMKVSTLKMMGQKNWEDFQYLFKGLAVIVPAFNGVADLDLGLDFYIGVFPATPQQEFCRPTLPLHTVRYFDRGDLETLQMLRAIRENASLREIGSLPNHEFLLAPDALADAFKQTFPESLSNLEKLVSGVHYEINTELKLPRFNRERPAVEELRERSEAGLKKRGLSGALYQERLDQELDVIHQMGFDDYFLIVWDLLRFGRSQGYYMGMGRGSAVGSLVAYALEITGIDPVKNNLLFERFLNLERYTMPDIDIDIPDVYRPEFIRYVRDRYGTMHAAQIVTYSTFGAKQAIRDVFKRFGLPEYELTNITKKIRFGDSLTSAYEKNMAFRQIINSKLEYQKAFDIAKKIEGHPRQTSIHAAGVVMSDNDLTDQIPLKYGEDMYITQYDAHGVESNGLLKMDFLGLRNLTFVQRMKEATLKKYEVEIEIAEIDLEDVETLKLFAAGQTKGIFQFEQPGAISLLKRVQPICFEEVVATTSLNRPGASDYIDNFVKRKHGLEQVELIDDSLADILAPTYGIMLYQEQVMQVAQRFGGFSLGKADILRRAMGKKSAAEMHRMQEDFVAGALKLGHSETKAKEVFAIMEKFAGYGFNRSHAYAYSALAFQLAYFKAHYPDVFFDVMLNYSSSDYITDALSFDFETAPLSINNIPYHDKFQDKKIFLGLKNIKGLPRDLAYWIIEERQNGAFTGVEDFILRLPQNYHKIPLLTPLIQLGLFDSFEKNRQKILANLPNLFVFADELGSLFADTTYSWTEAQDFSDAAKFELEQSIIGVGLSDHPLVKLAKEADQPFSWISDLTENSRARILAQVQTIKTIRTKKGENMAFLQVSDTKKKLDVTVFPDTYRQLGERIKEKGIYYLSGKLQERDGRLQLVLADIEEATTERFWIKLAGHEHDREISHVLQKYPGNIPVVLRYEDEKRTISAPHFRVEKSEQLQEELKNYTMKTIFR; encoded by the coding sequence GTGGTGATACAACTTGATACCAAGACTGTTTACAGTTTTATGGATAGCTTGATCCCGATAAAGAAATATGTGCAAAAAGCCAAGGAGTTAGGATACAGTCATCTGGGCATGATGGATGTGGACAATCTCTATGGGGCTTATCATTTCTTGGAGGAAGCTGAATCTGCGGGACTGCAGCCGCTTTTAGGCTTGGAGCTGAGTCTGATCAAGGCAGAGCAGGAGCTTCATCTCCGTCTGCTAGCCTTAGACAGTCAGGGCTATCGCAATCTGATGAAAGTCTCGACTCTCAAGATGATGGGACAAAAGAACTGGGAGGATTTCCAGTATCTCTTTAAGGGATTGGCTGTGATTGTTCCTGCTTTTAACGGAGTAGCAGATCTGGATTTGGGTTTGGATTTTTATATCGGAGTCTTTCCAGCAACGCCCCAGCAGGAGTTTTGTCGGCCAACCCTGCCCCTGCATACCGTCCGATATTTTGATAGGGGAGATTTGGAAACCTTGCAGATGCTCCGGGCTATTCGAGAAAATGCCAGCCTGCGTGAGATTGGCAGCCTTCCCAATCATGAGTTTTTGCTAGCACCAGATGCTCTGGCAGATGCTTTTAAGCAAACTTTTCCAGAAAGTCTAAGCAATCTTGAGAAGCTGGTAAGCGGTGTTCACTATGAAATCAATACGGAGCTGAAGTTGCCCCGCTTTAATCGGGAACGGCCTGCCGTAGAAGAGCTTCGGGAGCGCTCAGAAGCTGGTCTGAAAAAACGTGGCTTAAGCGGAGCTCTCTATCAAGAGCGACTAGATCAGGAGCTAGATGTCATTCATCAGATGGGTTTTGATGATTATTTTCTCATTGTCTGGGATTTGCTGCGCTTTGGTCGCAGTCAGGGCTATTATATGGGCATGGGCCGAGGATCTGCTGTTGGCAGTCTGGTGGCATATGCCTTGGAGATTACTGGGATTGACCCAGTCAAGAATAACCTGCTCTTTGAGCGCTTTCTAAATCTAGAGCGCTATACCATGCCCGATATTGATATTGATATTCCAGATGTTTACCGGCCGGAGTTTATCCGCTATGTCCGCGACCGCTATGGCACTATGCACGCGGCTCAGATTGTGACCTACTCGACCTTCGGAGCTAAGCAAGCTATCCGTGATGTCTTCAAGCGCTTCGGTCTGCCAGAGTACGAACTGACCAATATCACCAAGAAAATCCGCTTCGGGGATAGTCTGACCTCTGCTTATGAGAAAAATATGGCCTTTCGCCAGATTATCAATAGCAAGCTGGAATATCAAAAGGCCTTTGATATTGCTAAAAAAATAGAAGGTCATCCCCGTCAGACTTCTATCCACGCAGCCGGCGTTGTGATGAGCGACAATGACCTGACAGACCAGATACCGCTCAAATACGGTGAGGACATGTATATCACCCAATATGATGCCCACGGTGTGGAGAGCAACGGTTTGCTCAAGATGGACTTTCTGGGCTTGCGCAATCTGACCTTTGTCCAGCGTATGAAAGAAGCAACCCTGAAAAAATATGAGGTAGAAATTGAAATTGCAGAGATTGACTTGGAGGATGTAGAAACTCTGAAACTCTTTGCAGCCGGACAGACCAAGGGGATTTTCCAGTTTGAGCAGCCGGGGGCTATCAGCCTGCTCAAGCGGGTTCAGCCGATTTGCTTTGAGGAAGTAGTGGCAACAACTTCTCTCAACCGTCCTGGAGCCAGTGATTATATCGATAATTTTGTCAAAAGAAAGCATGGACTAGAGCAGGTGGAGTTGATTGATGATAGTTTGGCTGATATTCTAGCCCCGACTTACGGTATCATGCTCTATCAAGAGCAGGTCATGCAGGTAGCCCAGCGCTTTGGTGGCTTTAGTCTGGGGAAAGCTGATATCCTGCGAAGAGCAATGGGCAAGAAAAGTGCTGCTGAAATGCACCGCATGCAGGAGGACTTTGTTGCAGGTGCTCTCAAGCTAGGTCACTCGGAAACTAAAGCCAAGGAAGTCTTTGCTATTATGGAGAAGTTTGCTGGCTATGGTTTTAATCGTAGCCACGCCTATGCCTACTCAGCTCTGGCCTTTCAGTTGGCTTATTTCAAGGCCCACTATCCAGATGTTTTCTTTGATGTCATGCTCAATTATTCAAGTAGTGACTATATCACCGATGCCCTGAGTTTTGACTTTGAAACAGCACCCCTTAGTATCAACAATATTCCCTATCATGATAAGTTTCAGGATAAGAAGATTTTTTTGGGCCTGAAAAATATCAAGGGCCTGCCTAGGGATTTGGCTTACTGGATTATCGAAGAGCGACAAAATGGTGCCTTTACTGGGGTGGAAGACTTTATTCTGCGCCTGCCTCAGAATTACCATAAGATTCCGCTGCTGACTCCTCTGATCCAGCTGGGGCTCTTTGACAGTTTTGAGAAAAATCGCCAAAAAATTCTAGCTAACCTGCCTAATCTGTTTGTATTTGCGGATGAGCTGGGCAGTCTCTTTGCGGATACGACTTATTCTTGGACAGAGGCTCAGGATTTTAGCGATGCTGCAAAGTTTGAGCTGGAACAGAGCATAATCGGTGTGGGGCTTAGCGATCACCCCTTGGTTAAACTGGCCAAAGAAGCGGACCAGCCCTTTAGCTGGATTAGTGATTTGACGGAAAATAGCAGAGCCAGGATTCTGGCTCAAGTCCAGACTATCAAGACTATCCGGACTAAAAAGGGCGAGAATATGGCCTTCTTGCAGGTTTCAGATACCAAGAAAAAACTGGATGTCACAGTCTTTCCTGATACTTATAGACAGCTGGGTGAACGCATTAAGGAGAAGGGGATTTACTACTTGAGCGGCAAGTTGCAGGAGCGGGATGGTCGTTTACAGTTGGTCTTGGCAGACATAGAGGAGGCCACCACTGAACGCTTCTGGATAAAACTTGCGGGCCATGAGCATGATCGGGAAATATCTCATGTTTTGCAGAAATACCCCGGCAATATTCCGGTTGTCCTGCGCTATGAAGATGAGAAGCGAACCATATCTGCACCTCATTTCCGAGTGGAGAAATCGGAGCAGCTGCAAGAGGAATTGAAGAATTATACTATGAAAACGATTTTTCGTTAA
- a CDS encoding ABC transporter ATP-binding protein, whose translation MNQYPLVYLDHVHKNYGDAPALYDVSLNIQPGRIIGLLGPNGSGKTTIIKLINGLLQPTSGHIYLKGVKPSPDTKRIVSYLPDTTYLSDSSKVIEAVKYFQDFYDNFDSAKAMQLLKDLHIDPQARIGSLSKGNKEKMQLILVMSRHAELYILDEPIGGVDPAARDYILQTIIQNRTPQSSVIISTHLIADIEPILDEVILINQGQILLHENANQLRQQYNQSIDNLFRSQFRFY comes from the coding sequence ATGAATCAGTATCCTCTGGTCTATCTTGACCATGTCCATAAAAATTATGGCGACGCACCCGCCCTCTATGATGTGAGCTTAAACATTCAGCCTGGCAGAATCATCGGACTTCTAGGTCCTAATGGCAGCGGCAAGACAACTATTATCAAGCTTATCAATGGTCTCTTGCAGCCCACCTCTGGCCATATTTATCTCAAAGGCGTCAAACCTTCTCCTGATACGAAAAGAATCGTTTCCTATCTACCAGATACGACTTATCTAAGCGACAGCTCTAAAGTGATTGAAGCTGTAAAATATTTCCAAGATTTTTATGATAATTTTGACAGCGCGAAAGCCATGCAGCTTCTAAAGGATCTTCATATCGATCCTCAAGCGCGCATCGGAAGCCTTTCAAAAGGAAACAAGGAAAAAATGCAGCTCATTTTGGTCATGAGCCGCCATGCGGAACTGTATATCCTAGACGAGCCTATCGGTGGTGTCGATCCAGCTGCTCGTGACTATATCCTGCAGACCATCATCCAAAATCGCACGCCTCAGTCTTCTGTCATCATTTCCACCCACCTGATTGCGGATATCGAGCCAATCTTGGATGAAGTCATCCTGATTAACCAAGGTCAGATTCTTTTGCATGAAAATGCTAATCAGCTGCGCCAACAATACAATCAATCCATTGATAATCTCTTCCGCAGCCAGTTTCGCTTTTATTAG